The Terriglobales bacterium genome contains the following window.
AAACACGGGGTGAAGGCCACCTTCTTCATGATTGGGCGCTTCGTGGCCGAGCGACCGGAGATCGCGCGCGCCGTCGCCCAGGCGGGACACGTCATCGGCAACCACACCTACACGCACTCCAACCTGTTTTTCGCCTCCAGATCGGGGCTCGCCCAGGAGCTCGACGACTGCGAGCGCGCGCTCGCGGACGCGGTGGGCGAGCACTCCAAGCTCTTCC
Protein-coding sequences here:
- a CDS encoding polysaccharide deacetylase family protein; amino-acid sequence: MLEAAIGGAVALAGAAGAISYGAVSPRSQLFGRTFVAAGPGSRQLALTFDDGPNDPHTLRLLDVLAKHGVKATFFMIGRFVAERPEIARAVAQAGHVIGNHTYTHSNLFFASRSGLAQELDDCERALADAVGEHSKLF